DNA from Delphinus delphis chromosome 8, mDelDel1.2, whole genome shotgun sequence:
GGAAGATTATTTCATAAACTCGCAAGAATTTACGGATAAGAAAACCTTCAACTTTGCAAGGACAAAAGTAACTTGGAGGCTgactttatattattttgaattcaaTAATGAACAATGACTGTGTTTACCAAACAATTGTAGATCATGATTGCAAAATCAAGTTaccctaagaaaaaaaaagcatatcatGACACACCCCATGGCAaatgtccttttctgtttttaatcaaaGGATGATACAAGTCAACTCACGCCACGTCTcactattattttctaaattctatGCAAACAGGACAAGGCTTCAACTGAAGAGAGACAAGAATGAAGaggcttcttttatttttggtccttgtaacattttcttctgcatttccaACAGACCGAAAGATGGAATATGAAGAAAGTATGCAACTGGCTCAGGTActgtctcaataaatattattaatgacTATCAATAAAACTTTTACTTTATTGATTGTATTGGGACTTAAAAAGACAGCTAGTTCCTACCAAAGAGTCCTGAACTTTCTTGTGAGGAGatgcttttcctttccttggcTCTAAGGACATCAACGAAATTTGAGGGGTGGAGagtaggggtggggtggaggacaGGCAGGATTTGCTACAACTTTAAGCAATAGTTACAAGTGAAGAGATAGTGAGAGTAGAAAGGGTCAGCCCTGAAAGAATGGAGGTCTCCATAAAAGCATTTGAAGACCAACCAGGAGAACCCAACTATATTTTGGAGCCACTTATCCCTGTATGTATGAAAAACACATTGTTTTGGAGATTCCCTGTAAAAATCAGTCCAATTTGCCATATTTGGTGaaattatttacatttgaaaaatggataatcacATCTCCTCTAGAATTTGTTTCAAGGAAACACCAAAATGAAAGTAACAGCAACAATATGTAAGACACAAGATAATTTAACACACAGAAGAAGCTTGCTTCTCTTCTGTGGAAGTTCGGAGTCTCATGGGCTGTATGGGTTTAGCCAGTTCTGGTCACACATAGCTCAATGAGTtcttgaaaactgaaaacacagggtgactctttgctttcttctttgttttcttcctctcttctttcttctctcactccttcctttcccttgttacttatttcctttttccctcctaCTGCCAAAAAGGATTgcagaaaattttgttttctcctgagAGGGAGATCTGCTCTCCTGTAGTCTGtgcctttttttgtctttttggtcaGGCATATCTCAACCAGTTCTACTCTCTTGAAATAGAAGGGAGTCATCTTGTTCAAAGCAAGAACAGAAGTGTCATAGACAACAAAATTCGTGAAATGCAAGCATTTTTCGGATTGACAGTGACTGGAAAACTGGACTCAAATACTCTTGAGATCATGAAGACACCCAGGTGTGGGGTGCCTGATGTGGGTCAGTATGGCTACACTCTCCCTGGGTGGAAGAAATACAATCTCACATACAGGTAATGCTACTGCCCCTAATCTAAAGGAACATGAAAATAATCTCtaaggaacaaaaataataatagtttattttacCGAGCACTTCCTGTGTGCACAGCACttgatagattttatttattccgTCCTCCCAAGAAATTTGTGACATAGGCATCACTGCTATTACCACCttaaacacagagaaacaaaagcttATTTACCATAGGCCATTTTACACAGCTCTTCTCAGCAGACTGGCTCTGGCAGATATGCTCTAATCTCTAGCCTCTGCCACCTCTATAAAAGCTCAGGACCAGGATCTGCCTTCTGATTGCAGATGCTTAAAGGTACAAATGAAGTGTGCTCAAGGGAAAATGGGAAGACCCTGGAGCACAACCAGTTCATGTCAGAGGTGTGTGAGTCAGATTGTCAAATCTAAGGTGGACCCCAGACATCTCAAGGACAGGGAGCTGGCTTATTGGCAGAAAGAAGATGAAGTGCACCTGTGACCTGAGATAGAGTCAGTGACTTTGACCACTGCTCTAGAGCCTTCCTGGCTGGCCCTAAAGAGTCCTTCTGATAGTTCTTCCTTCATCTTACTGAGCCTTAGGGATTGAGATAAAAATACGTTTATCAAGATAGGGAATATAAATTAAGGGAGATATTTTCCTGAGTAACAAACTCTTTGTGGCTTTCAAGTGAGACTCTTAATATATGACACATGCATAAGACTGATTTCTACAAGTcgtttgagaaaataaatctcaatTCTTTTTAGAAGATATTTATAATACAGTCATATACACAGCAAACACATACATGAGATTAATGATCTCCCACTTAAGATGTGATCTTAGGgaaatcatttaacctctttgagcctcatttGTTAAAGTGTGATAATACTACCTGATGAATAGGGCAAATGAAAGATTGAATTATATAGCATACGTAAAAGTACCTTATTTAAATAGTAAAGTAGTGTACAAATGTAACAATAGCACCGTACCAAAAGTTACTGCCGCATATAATTGATGacatagaaattattttctttccatagtATGTGTTTACATGCATGTATAACCACCAAttgatatatttttgttaatttctaaGAATCATAAACTACACTCCAGATATGGCACGAGCTGATGTGGATGAGGCTATCCAAAAAGGTTTAGAAGTGTGGAGCAAAGTTACTCCACAAATATTCACCAAGATTTCCAAAGGGATTGCAGACATCATGATTGCCTTTAGGACCCGAGGTAAGGTTTTCAGCAGAGAAAGCTATATGGCTATTTTCATCCCAGGAGCTTTGAAGATGCTGATCCTTTTTCCCCCCATGAATTGTATCTCAGTCCATGGTTGGTGTCCTCGTTATTTTGATGGCCCCTTGGGAGTCCTTGGCCATGCCTTTCCTCCTGGTCTGGGTCTGGGTGGAGACACTCACTTTGATGAGGATGAAAACTGGACCAAGGATGGAGCAGGTGAGCCCAATTTTCTTTATGAACAAAATTTTGTTATTCATACAAATTCCTAAAGGAATAGTTTTGCAACTAGTTGCTTTTTACTTCCCAATTTCCCTACGATTTTTCATATTCCAGATGACGTTGAAGAAAGTGTCCAATGTCTGTTCAAACCATTGTGCTTGTCCAGTTCAGAGCCTTATCCACACAACATCTTCATAAAGTTGCTAATCCTGTTATGATCAGAACATTCTTCCTTTACTCAGATGTTCATTCATATACCCACAATGCCTGAAGGGCCACTATGTGCCTGGAACTGCGCAAGGTGTTGTACAGACCACAAAGTTGTACTCGAAAAGTTCCAGCTCTTCAGATGTTCATGATCTTGTGTGATGTATAAAGCCTAGACCCACTCACCACCATACAAGGCAGACTGTGCTGTCTGTTATACCCATGGCAGAAGTCATCTCTGGCTTGAGGACTGAAAGAAGACTCTGGGGAGGTGGTGATTCTAAGTTAGTGATTGAAGGATGCTGTGTGGGTTCATGACCCATAGGAAGTCTGTTTATATGCATGAACCTCTTCTAGCTCTTGCCTGTCTGCCAGGGTATTAGACCCTGGTCTTTATATTTGACTTATTTCTTCAGACTAAGTgggttgattttatttcttttcatgggCCTCCCTGGCACTAAAATAAgagatattttattacttttcaaacaaaaaacaaaactttacaaTAGTAAAAATATGTGCCTCAAATGAAGGAGCAGGTTGAGTAGACTCTCGGGTTCTCCCACTCTTTTTTTCTATCATTGACTACAGTCATCTTGGGTCTGGCATCTGGTTTCCCAGGTCCCAGGAAAGTGGAGGCTGTGTCTCTCTGGTGGATGGTACGCAAGGCCACAATTCAGTCCTGACCAAGTAACTCCAGACAGTCTGTGGGTCAGTTTTACAGTTTCTGCAAAACTGAAAGCCAGTGACTCAAAATGATGCGTGGCCACTCCTTGCTAAGTCTGATCATGTGATGTAATTGTTTTTCCAAGAGCTAGGAAACAAAGAGGGTAAAGAACTCAGTGCTGGCTGAACTTCAGGTACCGGGGAAGTCTGGAATTGGTTGCTGCCACTGCCACGTGAGTTACAtcaaagacaagaaaatgaaaggggTGGGGTGACACCATGACCCAAACAACAGAATAGTTGAATGGGCCATGTCTGTATCTCCTGCTGAAACATGTCCCAATATTTCTCTGGATTTGGCCTAAAGGCAGTGTGGATATGTCCAATCAGGCAGTTATAGGAAATATCTTAGTGCTCACCAAAGTCAGAATGACTCCACTTTGTCAGCCAGGATTTACTTTCATATCTAGAGGTAGATATGAAAGTTTCACTGTCATTTTATCCCTATTAATTCCAATACTTAGTAGTAAAATTACTATTACGCATACTGCAACAGGCCCCTAGCCAAAGGGGATGTGTGGGGTCGATTACAAAAAAGTCCAATTTGATCTGGGCCTCAAGTTGGCAAAACTTGCTTGAGCAAAGCAGAGGATAAATATAGCCCTCCACCAAGTTATGGGTGGATAGCCAGGCAACAATACTAAAATGGGTTATCTTCTAACTACTTTGCTACATTCCCTCAGCTTTGAAATTTTTGGCCCTGGGGGATGCCCAATCATATAACTCTTACCTCACTGACGTAGAAGGGAAAATGCCTTCCTGTTctctaataaaaacataaaatctcaAGTATATGTGACCTccaatcagattttttaaatagaaaatttggcaataatgtataatatatgatTACCTTCTTTACGTATATGTAAGCTCTCTCTATGGAAAGGGCACAAAAGTCTTAGTGTAACTTCCTTAAAAGCAATAGACAACCgtcatctgctaatcccactgTTTCCTAAGGGAAGGACAGTCACTGCGTGGTGATGTCAGAGGAATTTGTGCACATAGAGAGGCTTTCCTGAGAATCTCCCAAAGTGAGGTCAGTGTCAAGCCTGTATGTGAATGTAAATGTTCTACGCACACATATGTACTAAACAACTGAAACAAACCTCAGAGACCGCTACAGATGCAGTGTTGGGATGGAGAAGAGCAGTGGTCTGTGGCTTGGCAGACCTTACCTGCAGGAAGATGACACATGTTATCTGTAATAAAGGTGAAAACACCTTGCAAAGCACTTGCCTTTAGCAAACATTCAGAAAGTGTTTGACACTGATGATTATGTTGGTGATTATTAGtattaatgataatgatgatgattagaTAGAGTGATTTCTAGGAGAAGGAAAAACTATTCACAAAGGTACTCATGTATTATGTATCAATGTATCCATTTAGTCACATCTCCAAGAAGGCAGCaatgttgtctttttttctacAGTATCATACAGCCTATAATATTGTCAGCACGTGAGAGACACTctacaaatatttgataaatgaagtCACGCGACAAATCTTTACTCAACATTTACTCTGACTCACGCTCTGCAATAGAAATGGAATATACAATAGTGTACAAGACATAGACCCTGCCCTCCAGGGGTTTACAGTCTAGAGGACACACTCTACCAAATGGCAATTAAAATTAGTATGATCAACCGTGGGATAAAGGGAACTATGGCAATGTAATAGGAGCACATAAGATAAACTCCAATCCATTTACAGAGGTCAGGGAGGAAGTGATGCCAAACCTGAGACCTGAAGGCTCTGCAGGAACTCTGAAGACAAAGTGGAGTAAACAGTTCTAGACAGAATAACCCAACCAACCCAAGTATTATAATTGTGGTGGAACAGAAGGCTAAAATGGTGAATAGGATTCAGATTAGAATCCTTTATAGAAGGTCTTGAAAGCCACGATAAATGTTTGGACTTCATTCAGATGATCTGAGtttgaattacttttttaaagagtCACTTGTCCCATCCCCATCCAAAAGCACATGCAGTGATATTGCCAGCAGCAAAAGCCAGAGCAGAAAAGCATGAGCGtccatgaaataattttttgCCATTCCATGTTCGTTTTGTGCAAACATCACTGGACAAAGCGccataacaaaaggctcagcctTTTCCTTCATgtccatgggcttagttgcaacTCCAAGGACAGTCTTTTATATACTTAGAAACTTACAGActgtgggagagacagagaaataaaaaggcaagtcCAACCATGCATGGTACAACTTCTGGTGTGGTAAAGTACAGAGTACTATGGTCTTGTATAGGAGGCACAGCTAACCATTCGAtcatccacataaaaacctggATATCCAGCAACCATCACTAAGCAGTTTCTCAGTCACCAGGAATAAAAGATGATTAAGACATGGTCCCTGTACCGAAAGGGTACACAGCTTGGTGAAAGAAATAGACAATGCAGTACTTATCTGCAAAGACAGAATTAAGCACTGAGTCTACAGAAGCCGAGAGAGGTGCAATTAAGTCAACCTGGATAGGAGCTGGGGAATAAGAGAAGCCTCATGAGGGAGATGGCTCTAGGGGGATTCCTGAGGAATACATAGGATAGCGGGGAGAAAGGGGGGTGAGAAAGTAATACGCTGGGCAGAAGGGATGGAGATATGGAGACACAGAGATTAGAAAGAACATGGCATAGACgagaaatgcaaatgattcaATATGGCTAGCTCAtggaatgtgaaaataaaatatgaggcTGGGAAAAAAAGCAGGGACTCATTCATGGAAGGCCATGTTTAGGTATTTGGACTTGATCCTACAGCCAATGGAGAACCTCTGAATAATATAGGTAGGAGAAATATGATCACATTCAGCAGCCTAAAAACAACCAAAGACTGgcggcttctctctctctctctctctctctctctctctctctctctctcttttttttactaCTATCCATTTCTGAGACACCTGTTTCCTGCCATCTGTTAACTCTGGGTTATATTTCTCCATGATGTGACTAATACCAATTATCAGTCTTGAAATATTTCCCAGATAAATGATGGTGAATATGTTATAAGAATTATCTGCTGTTTGGCAAGCCTTTTCTTCATTCCCTTCAGTTACTTCCTAATTTCAGATGCAATCATTCTCCTTCTGAATGACTAATGTACTCATGTTTTCCCTGTTTTTGTTAAGGATTCAGCTTGTTTCTTGTGGCTGCTCATGAATTTGGTCATTCACTGGGGCTCTCTCACACCAATGATCAAACAGCTTTGATGTTCCCAAATTATGTCTCCCTGGATCCTAGCAAATACCCACTTTCTCAGGATGATATCAATGGAATACAATCCATCTATGGTGAGCAACGAATCTGAATATATGTGAACTGAATTGACAGCCTTACAGGAAGGAAGTTGAGAAAAATCACTTCTTGAAATATTATcatgaagaaaatattctctTGGGTAAGATCCTTCTGTAGGTATTTCTACATGCCTTCTTAATTCACTAAGGTATTTCTTTTCTCATCAAAGGAAGTCCACCTAAGACACCTGCTAAGCCAAAGGGACCCACTGTACCCCATGCCTGTGACCCCGATTTGACTTTTGATGCTATCACCACTTTCCGCAGAGAAGTAATGTTCTTTAAAGGCAGGTAAACCCATTCCCTTAAACACCTCAACTTCCtatgaagatttttcttttcaagagaTTTGGGGATAAGAGAGCTGTGGGGGTAGTGAGAATATGTGCCTTTACTTTTCGTTTTATAACTGCCCATATTGTTTGAATGTTTTATTCTGTGCACATATCTCTTACTTGtttgataaattaatttttaaatgtttttaagcaaatttttaaattgcCATTGAAACAGAGTCTACTTTCAGTGACTTCTTAGCTAAAATAACACACCACTCCTGGTGGTGTGTTGGAGGTGGCTTATACCATTTCAGGATccaattgttaaattttcaagAATTTGGTAAACTGGTTCACATCACTTTGGTAGCTTGAAACTGGCCATGGTTGGAGTATTTACACCCTGGAGATCATCAAATGATAAAAATTAGGTTTTTTTCCTACCTGGAGAGCCAATTGTTAAATACGCATCAACAGACCTTTCCCTGAAGCTGAATCAACAATGTTAGCTGTGGTAGGAAATCTCTTCTCTCACTATATATAATTTACTGCACTTAACTTGCAACATGGTGTGTCAATTATGTATACCATGACCATATTTTCAGAACAGAGTATCAAGACATACACCAACTGACAAGGATATAggggcaaaagaaaagaatatctgaAATCAGACTCCTGCCACCCACAACTATGTAGCACTGTAATTACATGCTGTCACTACCATGCTCTTAATAGTCGAGGCTGAGAGACCACTTGTCAGGGATGGGTAGACAGCATGGGAAGGAAAATGGACTATACGGACTTTTCAAGTCCTCCTCATAGGCTCAGAACTTTACAGCCAGAAGGGAAATCTGAGGAAATATTTAGCTATGCAAAAATAATAGCATTTCTTTATTCTAGCAAACATCAGCACCAAAAAATTCTTCTTAGATGGCTTGGTATTGGTTTAGAATGTTGGGAATTGCTGCTTTGGCAAAAATGAGGTGATTGAGCACACTGAGAACTATTTATGAGATTTCCATGGGTATTTTGCTACCCTAAGTTCCCAAAAGAGTGGGCACAAAGTCATGTCCTGACCTTGGTAGTCCAAAGGGTAGAATTGAACTCATAACCATCTAAATTTGCTGTGGAAATTTGTATTAATGCCATAAATTGTTTGAGGAAAATATCAACCAATTAGATAAGGGACAAGTGTCAGTTTGCAGCATTTTCATtgaaatagatatatatacactgtGTATAAAGTATGGTTTTCTGTCTAACACAGGCATCTATGGAGGATCTACTATGATATCACTGATGTTGAATTTGAATTGATCTCTTCATTCTGGCCATCTCTGCCAGCTGATATTCAAGCTGCATATGAGAACCCCAAAGACAAGATTCTggtttttaaaggtaattttacCCATCATtattcctcttctccctctggatGCCTGAACTGTTCAGTGGGTATTTTAGTGCAAGGAATATAATCTTCATGAATGAGCAAAATAGACAGGGCTTCTGCCCTGACCTGAGGTTCCTATTGTAAAGAATAACTATCCAAGGATTCTCAGTGGTTGTGAAGATAAACACCATCCCAACagcacaggagaaaagaaaactgtataacaaaaactaaaaagtgtttttttctgaaaaataaaggtaacccatttctcttctgtgttccctTTTTACTAGGGTTGTTAGATGTGgcgaataaaaataaaagatgctttGAATTTTggacaaacaacaaaataattttttagtataagtatgtccttTGCAATATTTTGGATACACTTATACCA
Protein-coding regions in this window:
- the LOC132428997 gene encoding matrix metalloproteinase-27; translated protein: MKRLLLFLVLVTFSSAFPTDRKMEYEESMQLAQAYLNQFYSLEIEGSHLVQSKNRSVIDNKIREMQAFFGLTVTGKLDSNTLEIMKTPRCGVPDVGQYGYTLPGWKKYNLTYRIINYTPDMARADVDEAIQKGLEVWSKVTPQIFTKISKGIADIMIAFRTRVHGWCPRYFDGPLGVLGHAFPPGLGLGGDTHFDEDENWTKDGAGFSLFLVAAHEFGHSLGLSHTNDQTALMFPNYVSLDPSKYPLSQDDINGIQSIYGSPPKTPAKPKGPTVPHACDPDLTFDAITTFRREVMFFKGRHLWRIYYDITDVEFELISSFWPSLPADIQAAYENPKDKILVFKDENFWMIRGYAVLPDYPKSIHILGFPRRVKKIDAAVCDRNTRKTYFFVGIWCWRYDEVTQTMDKGYPHRVVKYFPGIGLQVDAAFQHKGFFYFFRRSKQFEYDPKAKNVTRIMKTNTWFQCREQLHSSSDFTISEENVHSGGVEMFYHKNLNLLIFSIVHVLKTYSYQ